The Lycium barbarum isolate Lr01 chromosome 9, ASM1917538v2, whole genome shotgun sequence genome has a segment encoding these proteins:
- the LOC132610111 gene encoding uncharacterized protein LOC132610111, with protein sequence MAEEGHKVSLNVYDLSQGLARQLSTTFLGKAIEGIWHTGVVVYGHEYYFGGGIQHAPAGTTPYGTPVKVVDLGVTHVPKDVFEMYLQEISPRYTAEAYSLLTHNCNNFTNEVTQFLVGATIPDYILNLPNEVMNSPMGALIMPMIQQLESTLRANAVPQAPQFRPSTVAPASQTTLSGGKSSGSGAEQSRKAESQDEEKKNANVAPAVKPVAEQEKTPANTAMKDPLGNARSKVQEEITREFAAIMATGTLRASEAAALATKKVMQRYGDLTATMN encoded by the exons ATGGCTGAG GAGGGTCACAAGGTTTCCTTGAACGTCTATGACTTGAGCCAAGGTCTAGCTCGACAGTTGTCTACGACTTTTTTGGGAAAAGCTATTGAAGGAATATG GCATACAGGAGTGGTGGTCTATggtcatgaatattattttggAGGTGGTATACAACATGCTCCGGCTGGGACAACTCCATATGGGACACCTGTTAAAGTTGTAGACCTTGGTGTGACACACGTACCCAAGGATGTCTTTGAAATGTATTTACAAGAGATAAGCCCTCGGTATACTGCAGAGGCATATAGTTTGCTTACCCACAACTGCAACAATTTCACCAATGAGGTCACTCAATTTTTGGTCGGTGCAACCATTCCAGACTATATTTTGAATCTTCCTAATGAGGTCATGAACAGCCCAATGGGCGCCCTTATAA TGCCCATGATACAGCAACTGGAATCAACCTTGAGGGCTAATGCGGTCCCACAAGCACCTCAGTTCAGACCATCTACTGTCGCTCCTGCTTCCCAGACGACACTTTCTGGTGGGAAGTCCTCTGGTAGCGGTGCTGAGCAATCTAGAAAGGCAGAGAGCCAAGATGAAGAGAAGAAGAATGCTAATGTGGCCCCTGCAGTCAAACCTGTGGCAGAGCAAGAGAAGACACCTGCTAATACCGCTATGAAAGATCCTCTTGGCAACGCTAGGAGCAAGGTACAAGAGGAGATTACCCGTGAATTTGCTGCAATCATGGCAACTGGGACATTGCGTGCAAGCGAGGCTGCTGCTTTAGCAACTAAGAAAGTTATGCAACGATATGGGGACCTAACTGCTACTATGAACTAA
- the LOC132610112 gene encoding thiamine-repressible mitochondrial transport protein THI74: MKDQSWRWVLGLVYILTVASIWIAASFVVQSVVDAGVSPFLVTYLCNSLFIVYIPLIEIVRFLEDKYGSLLFWRKNKNKDSILNDSEETILLDDDDDGVVVGDGDDGVVVLKEGIVDQSVVVDVGLDAKGRWTRSRIAKVSLLICPFWFLAQLTFNLSLKYTTVTSNTILSSSSSLFTFLVSLVFLGEVFTWVKLFSVLLCMGGTIIVSLGDSKSGTNKVASNPVLGDILSLLSAALYAVYITLIRKKLPDDDGKSGHASMAQFLGFLGLFNMLIFLPIPLVLNFANLEPFNTLTWEQVGLIVGKGMFDNVLSDLLWAKAILLTSTTVATAGLTIQVPLAAIVDTLTGNAPPVLDYIGAAAVMVGFAGINIPSDSCSVPEEASIELENGKIQSTEQDHLSPGRLES, from the exons ATGAAAGATCAATCTTGGAGATGGGTTTTAGGTTTGGTTTATATATTAACAGTTGCTTCAATATGGATTGCTGCTAGTTTTGTTGTTCAATCTGTTGTTGATGCTGGTGTTTCACCTTTTCTTGTTACATACCTTTGCAATTCTTTATTCATAGTGTATATTCCCCTTATTGAAATTGTACGTTTTCTTGAAGATAAATATGGGAGTTTGTTGTTTTGGAGAAAGAATAAGAATAAAGATAGCATTTTGAATGATTCTGAGGAAACTATTCttcttgatgatgatgatgatggggTTGTTGTTGGTGATGGTGATGATGGGGTTGTTGTATTAAAGGAAGGAATTGTGGATCaaagtgttgttgttgatgttggtttggATGCGAAAGGGCGTTGGACAAGGTCTAGAATAGCGAAAGTTAGCTTGTTGATATGTCCTTTTTGGTTTCTTGCACAGCTTACATTCAATCTATCACTCAAATATACTACTGTTACG TCGAACACCATCTTAAGCAGTTCCTCCAGCTTGTTTACTTTTCTGGTGTCTCTTGTATTCTTGGGAGAAGTTTTCACATGGGTGAAGCTGTTCAGTGTTCTACTTTGTATGGGAGGAACAATCATTGTGAGCTTGGGTGACTCAAAATCAGGAACCAACAAAGTTGCTTCAAACCCTGTTCTTGGAGACATTCTTTCTCTCCTCTCAGCTGCTTTGTATGCTGTTTATATAACCCTCATTCGTAAAAAGTTACCTGATGATGATGGGAAAAGTGGCCACGCCAGTATGGCACAGTTTCTTGGATTTTTGGGTTTATTCAACATGCTGATATTCTTACCCATACCTCTTGTACTCAACTTTGCTAACCTTGAGCCATTTAACACGCTCACCTGGGAGCAAGTTGGCCTAATTGTTGGTAAAG GTATGTTTGATAATGTGCTGAGCGATTTACTGTGGGCCAAGGCTATTCTTCTGACGTCCACAACAGTAGCAACAGCGGGACTCACCATTCAGGTCCCGCTAGCTGCAATCGTGGATACACTGACAGGAAATGCACCACCCGTCTTGGATTAcatcggagctgcagctgttatGGTTGGTTTTGCAGGCATTAACATCCCTTCAGATTCATGTTCAGTACCAGAAGAAGCAAGCATTGAACTAGAAAATGGGAAAATTCAGTCCACAGAACAGGATCACCTATCGCCAGGTAGATTAGAGAGCTAG
- the LOC132611182 gene encoding probable serine/threonine-protein kinase PBL26: MGCFSCFSSQEKKAFKRIYSRSKETSGVVHHRETLLQQQQQQRPRSLSRPKPQQDLHSHPQPPSENTRKALAEVTHQKASNKGDGQNIAAQTFTFRELATATKNFRSECLIGEGGFGRVYKGHLNKTGQTVAVKQLDRNGLQGNREFLVEVLMLSLLHHTNLVNLIGYCADGDQRLLVYEYMPMGSLEDHLLDLEPDRIPLDWFSRMKIALHAAKGLEYLHHKANPPVIYRDLKSSNILLDKEYNAKLSDFGLAKVGPTGENTHVSSRVMGTYGYCAPEYQQTGKLTIKSDVYSFGVVLLELITGKRAVDITRNGHQQNLVTWAEPIFKDTRRHIELADPLLEENFPKKSFNQAVAIASMCLQEDPAVRPLISDVVTALSTLPTPDTTELDSPFASPTRAPPPMQMSSTEDDRIISTKECQREVAEAIEWGSNSRTQNARSLASCGSSV; the protein is encoded by the exons ATGGGTTGTTTTTCATGTTTTTCGTCGCAAGAAAAGAAGGCATTCAAAAGAATATATAGCAGAAGCAAAGAAACATCAGGTGTTGTTCATCACAGAGAAACACTCCTGCAACAGCAACAGCAACAACGTCCACGTTCATTATCGAGGCCAAAGCCACAGCAGGACCTGCATTCTCATCCACAACCTCCATCTG AAAATACTAGAAAGGCGCTAGCAGAAGTCACACACCAAAAGGCTTCTAACAAAGGTGACGGTCAGAACATTGCAGCTCAAACTTTCACCTTTAGGGAACTGGCAACAGCTACAAAGAACTTCCGATCAGAATGTCTGATAGGTGAAGGTGGATTTGGACGTGTTTACAAGGGTCACCTCAACAAAACTGGCCAG ACTGTAGCAGTGAAACAGCTTGACCGCAATGGATTGCAAGGAAACCGAGAATTCCTTGTAGAGGTGTTGATGTTAAGCCTTTTGCACCATACGAATCTTGTAAATCTAATTGGCTATTGTGCTGATGGAGATCAAAGACTTCTTGTTTATGAGTACATGCCAATGGGATCATTGGAGGATCATCTgcttg ATCTTGAACCAGATAGAATTCCACTAGACTGGTTCTCAAGGATGAAAATAGCACTACATGCTGCCAAAGGACTGgaatatttacatcataaagcCAATCCACCGGTGATTTACCGTGACTTGAAGTCGTCCAACATCTTGCTGGATAAGGAATATAATGCAAAACTGTCAGACTTCGGGCTAGCCAAGGTTGGACCTACAGGGGAGAACACCCATGTTTCTTCAAGAGTCATGGGAACATATGGTTATTGTGCTCCTGAGTACCAACAAACTGGCAAACTCACTATCAAGTCCGATGTCTATAGCTTTGGTGTAGTTTTATTGGAGCTAATCACCGGAAAGAGAGCAGTTGATATCACGAGGAACGGGCATCAGCAGAACTTAGTTACCTGG GCTGAACCGATATTCAAAGACACAAGGAGACACATTGAACTGGCTGATCCACTTCTTGAAGAAAATTTCCCAAAGAAAAGTTTCAATCAAGCAGTTGCTATTGCTTCTATGTGTCTGCAAGAGGATCCAGCCGTTCGTCCTCTGATCAGTGATGTGGTCACTGCACTCAGTACTCTTCCAACACCTGACACCACAGAATTGGATTCACCGTTTGCTTCTCCAACTCGAGCACCACCCCCAATGCAAATGTCGTCAACTGAAGACGACAGAATAATATCTACAAAAGAGTGCCAACGAGAAGTCGCAGAAGCCATAGAATGGggttcaaattcaagaacacagaATGCAAGATCACTAGCATCTTGTGGTTCTTCAGTATGA
- the LOC132610710 gene encoding pentatricopeptide repeat-containing protein At2g22070-like, translated as MSKHALFIKLGLDTNPVYATNLITNYISSGFPNSLNIAHKVFDQVPHKDTTLWTTLISSYTRSNQPHKALHLFSNMIHQAHSNPKARPNHFVFTAIVSAIGSAPKHLVLGQNLHAHVVKSGFITGNIIVETAFLNLYAKCGVLECARKVFDEMFERNLVTWNAVISGYVQNGEVCEGLELFYRMKCREFYAPDEYSVATVLSGCGRVESAEKVFVGSERDLVSKLVKIRGYVFNHMYDEAVKYILSMENAVEILVTDHTIFVPLLTTCAKMHLLDAGKQVHGLFITLVDSCNTAQESRAIIGSALIDMYSKCCDIGKARKAFESWLPERHLPLWNSLLSGYINNGLIEDAKAFFEDMPDKTIVSWTSMMTGYVQKDLPQECLNLLAKMYSGEEGSRLEGNCLTFVVALEACSHLTDLNKGKQIHAKIIRALPDADDNVAVGTALVDMYSKSGSLCYTLRLFDAMEEKNVVSWTSAILGFAVHGFAFQARELFQRMVNMGIKPNEVTFIAVLTACRHCGLVDEGMQYFTQLRERYGLIPDEEHYTCLIDLLGRNGRLEEAWHLVEEMEENHLSDRCSTGAIWAALLGACQLYENVEIGKKVAEKMMKKEKQVSTASVALSNVYAAAGMWNEVYGVRESWRKKGHADGEPGLSRIFTQPR; from the exons ATGAGTAAACATGCTTTATTTATCAAACTCGGCCTTGACACTAATCCTGTTTACGCTACTAATCTCATAACTAACTACATTTCCTCTGGTTTCCCCAACTCTCTTAACATTGCACACAAGGTGTTCGACCAAGTGCCTCACAAAGACACAACCTTATGGACAACTCTCATATCATCATACACTCGTTCCAATCAACCCCACAAAGCCCTTCATCTCTTCTCCAATATGATCCATCAGGCCCATTCAAACCCGAAAGCCCGGCCCAATCACTTCGTCTTCACAGCTATTGTCAGTGCCATTGGTTCTGCTCCAAAGCACCTTGTTTTAGGACAAAATTTACATGCCCATGTTGTAAAATCTGGATTCATTACTGGGAACATCATTGTTGAGACCGCGTTTTTAAACTTGTATGCGAAATGTGGGGTTCTTGAATGTGCACGGAAGGTGTTCGATGAAATGTTTGAGAGAAATTTGGTGACGTGGAACGCGGTGATTTCTGGGTATGTTCAGAATGGAGAGGTGTGTGAAGGGTTGGAGTTGTTTTATCGAATGAAATGTAGAGAATTTTATGCGCCTGATGAGTATAGCGTTGCGACGGTTTTATCTGGCTGTGG TAGAGTTGAATCGGCGGAGAAAGTATTTGTTGGATCGGAGAGGGATCTTGTTTCCAAGCTTGTAAAGATAAGGGGTTATGTATTTAATCATATGTATGATGAAGCCGTGAAGTACATTTTGTCGATGGAGAATGCTGTTGAGATTTTAGTTACGGATCATACTATATTCGTGCCTCTGTTAACTACTTGCGCTAAGATGCATTTGCTCGATGCTGGGAAGCAAGTCCATGGTCTCTTTATCACTTTGGTGGATTCATGTAACACTGCTCAAGAGAGCAGAGCGATTATTGGTAGTGCACTCATAGACATGTACAGCAAGTGCTGTGATATTGGTAAAGCGCGAAAAGCTTTTGAAAGTTGGCTACCTGAACGACACCTTCCACTGTGGAATTCTTTGTTATCTGGTTATATTAATAATGGACTCATCGAAGATGCTAAGGCATTCTTTGAGGATATGCCCGATAAAACTATTGTTTCTTGGACTAGCATGATGACAGGGTATGTGCAAAAGGATTTGCCCCAAGAATGCTTAAATTTATTGGCTAAGATGTATTCTGGAGAAGAAGGATCTAGGCTAGAAGGAAACTGCTTGACCTTTGTGGTGGCTCTTGAAGCATGTTCCCATCTAACAGATTTGAACAAAGGAAAGCAAATACATGCGAAAATTATTAGAGCGTTACCGGATGCAGATGACAATGTGGCTGTTGGTACAGCTTTAGTTGACATGTATTCAAAATCGGGTAGCTTGTGTTACACGCTACGACTTTTTGATGCAATGGAAGAGAAAAATGTTGTTTCTTGGACTTCTGCAATCCTGGGATTTGCTGTTCATGGATTTGCCTTCCAAGCCCGTGAACTTTTTCAGCGTATGGTAAACATGGGAATTAAGCCCAATGAAGTGACATTTATTGCAGTATTAACTGCTTGCCGTCATTGTGGTTTAGTCGACGAGGGAATGCAATATTTTACGCAACTGAGGGAGCGGTATGGTTTGATCCCCGATGAAGAACACTATACATGTCTAATTGATTTATTGGGACGTAACGGGAGGCTTGAAGAAGCATGGCATTTGGTGGAGGAAATGGAAGAGAATCATCTAAGTGATAGGTGCTCTACTGGTGCTATTTGGGCTGCACTTCTAGGGGCCTGTCAGTTGTATGAAAACGTCGAAATTGGAAAAAAGGTAGCTGAAAAGATGATGAAAAAGGAGAAACAGGTTTCCACTGCCTCTGTTGCGCTATCTAATGTTTATGCGGCAGCTGGGATGTGGAATGAAGTGTACGGAGTGAGAGAGAGTTGGAGAAAAAAAGGTCATGCTGATGGAGAGCCTGGTCTTAGCCGCATATTCACACAACCTCGTTGA